One genomic region from uncultured Subdoligranulum sp. encodes:
- a CDS encoding ParM/StbA family protein, with amino-acid sequence MNIGIDHGYYAIKTRHCSFPAGLTAYGSHEPYTRQGLLEFDGCFFVCGTGRQPIQRDKTINDNYYLLTMAALAQEIRSRGAPTECSVRIAAGLPLTSYGRDKPKFRSYLLRPSQPVQFRYEGVEYSITIADVQLFPQGFAALMAEPDLLTDEPSLLLMDIGGWTVDLMRIDNALPVAETAHSLELGMIRCIDEIRERVRQETGLSLTDAQIEQILAGQPCSLPDEVRSIVNKQGRLYTERLFSAVMEAGFDLHAMPLVMLGGGACIVNRHVSPKDGLCRVIPLLDDRVNAIGFERALGRVQGTVSEG; translated from the coding sequence ATGAACATTGGCATTGATCACGGCTATTATGCCATCAAGACGCGGCATTGTTCTTTCCCAGCCGGTCTTACAGCCTACGGCAGCCACGAACCTTACACCCGCCAGGGACTCCTTGAGTTCGACGGGTGTTTTTTTGTTTGCGGAACCGGACGGCAGCCGATCCAGCGCGACAAAACCATCAACGACAACTACTACCTGCTGACGATGGCTGCATTGGCGCAGGAAATCCGCAGCCGAGGCGCACCCACCGAGTGTTCGGTTCGAATTGCGGCGGGCCTTCCGCTGACCAGCTATGGCCGGGATAAGCCGAAGTTTCGCAGCTATCTGCTTCGTCCTTCCCAGCCGGTTCAGTTCCGTTACGAGGGCGTGGAATACAGCATCACCATCGCGGATGTGCAGTTGTTTCCCCAGGGGTTTGCGGCCCTGATGGCCGAACCGGACCTGCTGACCGACGAACCGTCGCTGCTGCTCATGGACATCGGCGGCTGGACGGTGGATCTGATGCGAATCGACAACGCCCTGCCGGTAGCGGAAACGGCGCACAGCCTGGAACTGGGAATGATCCGCTGCATCGATGAGATCCGGGAGAGGGTCCGTCAGGAAACCGGTCTTTCGCTCACCGATGCTCAGATCGAGCAGATCCTGGCAGGCCAGCCCTGCAGCCTGCCGGACGAGGTACGCAGCATCGTGAACAAACAGGGCCGGCTGTATACCGAGCGTTTGTTCTCCGCAGTCATGGAAGCGGGCTTCGACCTTCACGCCATGCCTCTGGTCATGCTGGGCGGTGGAGCCTGTATCGTAAACCGCCACGTCAGCCCCAAAGACGGCCTGTGCCGCGTGATTCCGCTGCTGGATGACCGGGTGAACGCCATCGGTTTTGAGCGCGCCTTGGGCCGCGTTCAGGGCACGGTGAGCGAGGGATGA
- a CDS encoding FtsX-like permease family protein codes for MTSLKKMALPRFQNGKSRFFFTIIGVALSTAMLLAVFLGSDAAMDVMRRYTICQQGEWYWSMLQLPGSQAKFLLDSASDDEIVSVYGGKYQATDNNGISMTLYGVDDSFLEMMQANLIEGSWPTNPEEIAVKQGSSDWNIGDTVQISDSHGELREITVVGFYGNSALDFQFPSVDGSVTAFYSIDWANTHGEDVYRFFSMPKTYTSTYSNSIAQISKTVLESAPQAYVLYNNALITFSGYPSPAGQNIIPLVVLFLRIILVMIIAVASILLISNSFSISMAQKKKELALLVSIGATMRQVGNCLLFEALSIGLVGIPLGVILGYGSLFVAFRLLSPLTANAGAMLGGDLSFHLNFNIAWIFITVTLSSIVLFTSAKRPMKLFKKESVINNLFGNSEVMVGRRITHQGRIVSRFLGAEAGLAVKEAKRNWRGYKSAVRSLAVCIVIFIGSAGLSIYLPNAYFSQRDIPTGPITVSYASTKENVTQTSEFQKLTAPQTPVKAISITETESFDIQNIPASAYTEQNLYYMDMLNAVKDGDQYSTMIQFTVIPDEEFEKLANSSSAPEEQIGCILQNRFFYSNEDIIQTKLHAGDSLNTSLAGLPVSLYIVDVDDKRFVEDRIGDLSSLSVLIKRTDAEHMFEQYYQQTGEVFARSVTISYQTDSLAELQSELLPYSYNDLFTAGTSDYLIVSDNSVELMLIGIVRMLLYLICYGFSAMLALISICQMITTISTELTLQQKDFALLQSVGVGEQSLKKMIYFQAFVYVANAIKWAIPLGLVLLFGEYYFLRNIAAFLFSVPWWAFATVIIVAAIVIGLVAIPPIRSLKKQSIIENIRVNE; via the coding sequence GTGACATCGCTAAAAAAAATGGCCCTACCGAGGTTTCAAAATGGAAAAAGCCGCTTCTTTTTTACCATAATTGGAGTGGCTTTATCAACGGCTATGCTGTTGGCTGTTTTCTTAGGCAGTGATGCTGCCATGGATGTTATGCGTAGATACACCATCTGCCAACAGGGTGAGTGGTACTGGTCTATGTTACAGTTGCCCGGTTCTCAAGCGAAATTTCTGTTAGATTCGGCAAGTGATGATGAAATTGTCAGTGTCTATGGTGGTAAATATCAAGCCACTGACAATAACGGAATTTCGATGACCCTGTATGGTGTCGATGATTCTTTTTTAGAGATGATGCAGGCAAACTTAATTGAAGGGAGTTGGCCTACGAATCCTGAGGAGATTGCAGTCAAGCAGGGAAGCTCTGATTGGAATATAGGAGATACTGTACAGATAAGCGATTCGCACGGGGAACTTCGGGAGATTACTGTTGTTGGCTTCTACGGAAATTCCGCTTTGGATTTTCAATTTCCTTCAGTAGATGGATCGGTTACTGCATTTTATAGTATTGACTGGGCAAATACACACGGCGAAGATGTCTATCGCTTTTTCTCTATGCCCAAAACATATACTAGTACGTATTCAAACAGTATAGCACAAATTAGCAAAACCGTCCTTGAATCAGCCCCCCAGGCGTATGTGTTATATAATAATGCTTTAATTACATTTTCAGGATATCCCAGCCCCGCAGGTCAAAATATTATCCCGCTTGTTGTTCTCTTTTTACGAATTATTCTCGTAATGATCATCGCTGTTGCATCGATATTGTTGATATCGAACTCCTTTTCCATCAGTATGGCACAAAAGAAAAAAGAATTGGCATTACTGGTTAGCATCGGGGCAACCATGCGTCAAGTTGGAAACTGCTTACTGTTTGAAGCCTTGTCAATCGGCTTGGTCGGAATTCCTTTGGGAGTGATTTTAGGATATGGAAGCCTATTTGTGGCCTTCCGTTTACTGAGTCCATTGACCGCAAATGCTGGTGCAATGCTGGGAGGAGACCTATCCTTTCACTTAAATTTTAACATCGCATGGATTTTTATCACAGTAACTCTTAGTTCAATTGTGCTCTTTACTTCTGCAAAACGACCTATGAAGTTGTTTAAGAAAGAGTCTGTCATTAACAATCTGTTTGGTAACAGTGAAGTAATGGTTGGACGCCGCATTACACATCAAGGGCGAATCGTAAGCCGGTTTTTGGGTGCAGAAGCGGGCTTGGCTGTTAAGGAGGCAAAACGGAACTGGAGAGGCTATAAAAGTGCTGTAAGATCGTTGGCAGTATGTATAGTTATCTTTATAGGTTCGGCGGGATTAAGTATATACTTACCCAATGCGTATTTCTCGCAAAGAGATATTCCCACCGGCCCCATTACTGTTAGTTATGCATCCACAAAGGAAAATGTGACACAGACGAGTGAATTTCAAAAACTTACAGCTCCCCAAACTCCTGTAAAGGCTATATCCATTACGGAAACCGAATCCTTCGACATTCAAAACATTCCGGCTTCCGCCTATACCGAACAAAATCTTTATTATATGGATATGCTTAATGCTGTGAAAGATGGGGATCAGTACAGCACCATGATTCAGTTCACCGTTATTCCAGATGAAGAATTTGAAAAATTAGCGAATTCTAGTTCTGCTCCCGAGGAACAGATTGGATGCATTTTACAAAACCGATTCTTTTATTCAAATGAGGATATAATACAAACCAAATTACATGCAGGGGACAGCTTAAATACAAGTCTGGCTGGCCTGCCTGTATCGTTGTACATTGTTGATGTGGATGACAAACGGTTTGTGGAAGATCGGATAGGTGATCTGTCCTCGCTATCAGTACTAATCAAACGAACTGATGCAGAACACATGTTTGAGCAGTATTACCAGCAAACTGGTGAAGTCTTTGCACGTTCTGTAACGATTTCCTATCAAACTGATTCACTAGCGGAGCTACAAAGCGAATTGCTTCCTTATAGTTACAATGATTTATTTACTGCTGGCACTTCAGATTATTTAATTGTATCAGACAACAGTGTAGAGCTGATGCTGATTGGCATTGTGCGTATGCTGCTATATCTCATTTGCTATGGTTTTTCCGCTATGTTGGCTCTAATTAGTATATGTCAAATGATAACAACCATTTCCACAGAACTGACTTTACAGCAGAAGGATTTTGCCCTTCTTCAATCCGTTGGGGTCGGTGAGCAAAGCTTGAAAAAAATGATTTATTTCCAAGCCTTTGTATATGTTGCAAACGCAATTAAATGGGCAATTCCATTGGGCCTTGTATTATTGTTCGGAGAATATTATTTCTTGAGAAACATCGCTGCTTTTCTTTTCTCTGTTCCTTGGTGGGCTTTCGCCACAGTAATTATTGTAGCAGCCATTGTAATTGGACTAGTCGCAATCCCGCCTATTCGTTCTTTGAAAAAGCAATCTATCATTGAAAACATTCGCGTCAATGAGTAA
- a CDS encoding ABC transporter ATP-binding protein, with protein MSVAQILKIDQIAKVYGDGESRVVAVNQVSFSVNKGEFVVIIGPSGCGKSTLLHMIGGVERPTSGNTFVGNVNISRLSIDRCAAFRRKNIGIVYQSYNLIPVLTVKENILLPLQLDRKKVDTAYFNALIHRLGLENKLESLPRQLSGGQQQRVAIARALISKPAILLADEPTGNLDTARSKEIISYIKKMNAEEGQTVVLVTHDPRIAAQGSRIIQMQDGSIIRDEVRTQ; from the coding sequence ATGAGTGTTGCCCAAATCCTTAAGATTGACCAGATTGCAAAGGTATATGGAGATGGCGAAAGCAGAGTGGTCGCAGTTAACCAAGTGAGTTTTTCGGTTAACAAAGGCGAATTTGTGGTAATTATTGGGCCGTCTGGTTGTGGAAAATCAACGCTGCTCCATATGATAGGTGGAGTTGAACGCCCCACATCTGGAAACACTTTTGTGGGCAATGTTAATATTTCCCGATTATCCATAGATCGCTGTGCGGCCTTTCGCCGTAAAAATATCGGTATTGTATATCAAAGCTATAACTTAATTCCCGTTCTTACTGTGAAAGAAAACATCTTGCTGCCTCTGCAGCTGGACCGAAAGAAAGTTGACACAGCATATTTTAATGCACTGATTCATCGTTTGGGCCTCGAAAACAAACTCGAATCTCTCCCACGACAACTATCTGGCGGTCAACAACAGCGTGTAGCAATTGCACGTGCACTGATTAGCAAGCCCGCGATTCTCTTGGCTGATGAACCAACCGGAAATCTTGATACTGCTCGCAGTAAAGAAATAATCTCGTACATAAAGAAAATGAACGCAGAGGAAGGCCAAACCGTAGTTCTTGTTACACATGATCCGAGAATAGCAGCACAGGGAAGCCGAATCATCCAAATGCAAGATGGCAGCATTATCCGAGATGAGGTGAGGACGCAGTGA
- a CDS encoding helix-turn-helix domain-containing protein yields the protein MFDFGQRLLRLRKEHGLSQKELAQRIQVSKSTLANYENDMGFPSLPVAEDMADAFNVSLDYLACGEKAKIITARNLKDDQIQLITELVQEMASPDANGFRLSARQQDLLARLIEQFLR from the coding sequence ATGTTTGACTTCGGGCAACGTCTTTTGCGGCTCCGCAAGGAACATGGCCTATCACAAAAAGAGTTGGCCCAAAGAATTCAAGTCTCTAAATCAACTTTGGCTAATTATGAAAATGATATGGGATTTCCCTCTTTACCTGTTGCGGAAGATATGGCGGATGCCTTTAATGTGTCCCTGGACTACTTGGCTTGTGGCGAAAAGGCAAAAATTATCACTGCAAGGAATTTAAAAGATGACCAAATCCAACTCATAACAGAATTGGTGCAAGAAATGGCAAGTCCGGATGCGAATGGATTCAGACTTTCTGCTCGACAACAGGATTTACTTGCTCGTCTTATAGAACAGTTTTTGCGGTAA
- a CDS encoding LytTR family DNA-binding domain-containing protein: MLKQRILPIAHKESRTFREGQHMRLLICDDNMDFAENLRNRILDYFKRYSWRVSIECISETEKMAEIDALRYDVAFLDIDMGIVNGITLAQKMRKQHADLILIFVTNYVQYSLEGYEVRALRYLLKDQLEEKLPSCLEAVMTAYRRDRDHVRFSSDNVEVDILPTHMVFAETNGRRLKIHLIYEPRPYIMVSITMGKLEDLLAPRGFLRIHQSYLVNMSYIQQIKSTGVWLVDGTQLPISARSYQELKREYLRWKGLKRWNM; encoded by the coding sequence ATGTTGAAACAAAGAATTTTACCAATCGCGCACAAAGAAAGCCGTACCTTTAGGGAGGGGCAACATATGCGACTCTTAATATGTGATGACAATATGGATTTTGCGGAGAATTTACGTAACCGTATTCTTGACTATTTTAAGAGGTATAGTTGGAGGGTTTCTATCGAATGTATTTCGGAAACAGAAAAAATGGCGGAAATTGATGCATTACGATACGATGTAGCTTTTCTTGATATTGATATGGGCATAGTGAATGGTATCACTTTAGCCCAAAAAATGCGCAAGCAGCATGCCGATTTGATTCTTATCTTTGTTACCAATTATGTACAATACAGCTTGGAAGGATATGAGGTTCGCGCACTCCGATATTTGTTGAAGGACCAGTTAGAGGAAAAACTTCCTTCATGTCTAGAAGCGGTAATGACAGCGTATCGCAGAGACCGTGACCATGTACGCTTTTCCAGTGACAATGTTGAAGTGGATATTTTACCAACACATATGGTCTTTGCCGAGACGAACGGTCGTCGTTTAAAAATTCATTTAATCTATGAACCACGTCCTTACATAATGGTCAGTATAACAATGGGAAAATTGGAAGATCTCTTGGCACCACGGGGATTTCTAAGAATACACCAGAGTTATCTTGTGAATATGAGCTATATTCAACAAATAAAAAGTACGGGCGTTTGGCTGGTCGATGGAACGCAGCTTCCAATCAGCGCCAGAAGCTATCAGGAATTAAAACGAGAATATTTGCGCTGGAAAGGGCTGAAGCGATGGAATATGTGA
- a CDS encoding GHKL domain-containing protein produces the protein MEYVISVLMNGLQLLAFIWFFDACFIRKYKGAVFYAIAFAWLVVECVVLNLEGNVLSPFKALLVPVLLLVLNFVLYQGRFFFRVFISIAMYAIFSALAYMIEFSVMSIFSLQRQEFVYNKVLYTITALIGTGCMLLFSKLAGRLYMQKNNHNQKRNWTLITTIFPIASILILLLLYRVITGHELKSLFAVLCLAMVAAADIIVLLLIDELKRNIREHEMLVAISERERQQKESVVALSAAYEAQRKLTHDFREHLSVLSGLLQSNQISEASDYISQLQEAHTERILLVNTHNATIDAILNQKGYKAQNSHIEMRFETNDLSGIHIHPTDCTIVLGNLLDNAIEACQKLPENERWIQVSIVRNFLPNNQIGSVYISVLNPSAPVKIVNQNIATTKPNASFHGFGLRNVKTILEKYGAEYDIAYENGMFAFSLDWPDRSL, from the coding sequence ATGGAATATGTGATCAGTGTTCTGATGAATGGCCTGCAGCTTTTGGCTTTCATCTGGTTTTTCGACGCATGTTTTATCCGAAAATACAAAGGCGCTGTTTTTTATGCCATCGCTTTTGCATGGCTGGTGGTAGAATGCGTTGTTTTAAACCTGGAAGGAAATGTACTCAGTCCATTTAAAGCCCTTCTTGTGCCGGTTCTTCTTTTAGTCCTAAATTTTGTTTTATATCAAGGCCGATTTTTCTTTCGGGTGTTTATTTCTATAGCAATGTACGCAATTTTCAGTGCCCTCGCATATATGATAGAATTTTCTGTTATGAGCATCTTTTCGCTGCAACGTCAAGAATTTGTGTACAACAAAGTACTGTATACAATCACTGCTCTCATTGGAACAGGCTGTATGCTGCTGTTTTCCAAACTCGCAGGACGATTGTATATGCAAAAAAACAATCACAATCAAAAACGCAATTGGACACTCATCACAACTATTTTCCCAATTGCTTCCATTTTGATTTTGCTTCTATTGTATAGGGTGATTACAGGCCATGAACTCAAAAGTTTATTTGCAGTGTTATGTCTTGCCATGGTAGCAGCAGCAGACATAATAGTTCTACTGCTGATTGATGAACTAAAACGAAATATACGGGAGCATGAGATGTTGGTCGCAATAAGCGAACGAGAGCGACAACAGAAGGAGAGTGTGGTGGCGCTTTCTGCTGCATATGAGGCGCAACGCAAATTAACACATGATTTCCGAGAACACCTGTCAGTCTTGTCAGGGCTGTTGCAGTCTAATCAAATTTCAGAAGCTTCTGACTATATATCCCAACTTCAAGAAGCACATACAGAAAGAATTTTGCTTGTAAATACTCATAACGCCACAATAGACGCTATTTTGAACCAAAAAGGGTACAAGGCTCAGAATAGTCATATTGAAATGAGATTTGAAACGAATGATTTGTCAGGAATTCACATTCATCCAACAGACTGCACTATTGTGCTGGGAAACCTGCTGGATAATGCAATTGAAGCGTGTCAAAAGCTGCCAGAGAACGAACGTTGGATACAAGTGAGTATTGTACGCAATTTCCTACCAAACAACCAGATTGGAAGTGTTTATATTTCGGTGCTAAATCCGAGTGCTCCTGTGAAAATCGTAAATCAGAATATTGCAACGACAAAGCCAAATGCTTCTTTCCACGGCTTCGGTCTGCGTAATGTGAAAACAATTTTGGAAAAGTATGGAGCAGAGTATGATATAGCATATGAAAATGGCATGTTTGCTTTCAGTTTGGATTGGCCAGATCGTTCTCTGTAA
- a CDS encoding accessory gene regulator B family protein — MEKWYPESKNIKVGSMEKFSNKLTDYFLRKGLIEAKQTPWCKYMIMHRVMDVISLLWLVPIGSLVAPWYISITFVLSYRFLRSRTGGFHAKSPLGCLLAATVTQLIGTSLVSRIESTLLLFCILFFSSCLIIYLAPANNPELHLTQEEIQALLPRIKMRLFLLWLLIVVLFFFVPLMATSILVGVATTALLLVLSKSKIGVN; from the coding sequence ATGGAAAAGTGGTATCCTGAAAGCAAAAATATAAAGGTCGGTTCGATGGAGAAATTTTCCAACAAACTAACGGATTACTTCCTTCGGAAAGGTTTAATTGAAGCTAAGCAAACCCCCTGGTGCAAGTATATGATCATGCACCGAGTAATGGATGTAATTTCATTGCTGTGGTTGGTACCGATTGGGAGTCTGGTTGCACCTTGGTATATTTCGATTACCTTTGTTCTAAGTTATCGCTTTTTGCGTTCTCGTACAGGTGGGTTTCATGCAAAATCGCCGTTGGGGTGTTTGCTGGCTGCTACGGTAACACAACTTATAGGGACCTCTTTGGTTTCCCGTATAGAAAGTACGCTTCTGCTTTTCTGTATTTTATTTTTTTCTTCCTGCCTGATTATTTACTTAGCTCCCGCCAATAATCCAGAGTTACATTTGACACAAGAGGAAATTCAAGCACTTCTACCACGCATAAAGATGCGGTTGTTTTTATTATGGTTACTGATTGTAGTACTCTTTTTCTTTGTTCCACTAATGGCCACGAGTATACTCGTGGGAGTAGCTACAACAGCATTATTGCTAGTTCTTTCAAAGAGTAAAATAGGAGTAAACTAA
- the tnpA gene encoding IS200/IS605 family transposase, producing MNDVNSLSHTSWNCKYHIVFAPKYRRKVFYGQKRREIGEILRTLCNWKKVKIVEAEVCPDHIHMLVEIPPKYSVSSFMGYLKGKSSLMLYEKFPELKFKYRNREFWCRGYYVDTAGKNDKKIAEYIRRQLEEDQAGEQLTMGNF from the coding sequence ATGAACGACGTAAACAGTTTATCGCATACAAGCTGGAATTGCAAATACCACATAGTCTTTGCGCCGAAATATCGGCGCAAAGTGTTCTACGGCCAGAAGCGCAGAGAAATCGGAGAGATTTTAAGAACACTGTGCAACTGGAAGAAGGTAAAAATCGTGGAAGCAGAAGTATGCCCGGACCATATCCACATGCTGGTCGAGATACCGCCGAAATATTCGGTTTCGAGCTTCATGGGGTATCTGAAGGGGAAAAGCAGCCTGATGCTGTACGAGAAATTCCCAGAACTGAAATTCAAGTATCGCAATAGGGAGTTCTGGTGCAGGGGATACTATGTGGATACAGCAGGAAAAAACGATAAAAAGATAGCAGAATACATCCGGCGCCAGTTAGAAGAAGACCAGGCAGGCGAACAGCTGACAATGGGAAACTTCTAA
- a CDS encoding PepSY domain-containing protein, with protein MKKTTMLALTSLALTAVFSLTACGNTAASTAPAASTVSAGSAAPQAAAAGTPAGTVLLSVNPEIEMEYDDAGQVLALNALNGDGSAVLEGYTGYEGKPCTGVVSELVSRINQDGYFEKTIAGQEKNIVLRLEHGSSIPDEEFMNNLADAARATVEAEQIGSRTVALDEDDLDDTHPGKDYINAQAAEDLLVAQLGRDDLQFVEREYDLDDGDYEVAFVLDGVEYEYEVDAVTGKVTEMDVDGVDHDDLYDDDIYDDDLYDDDHDDLYDDDIYDDYDDLYDDDVYDDYDDDLYDDDDHDDDFDDDDDHDDNDDDDDDDDDWDD; from the coding sequence AAACACCGCCGCGTCCACCGCACCTGCCGCGTCCACCGTGTCCGCCGGTTCCGCCGCGCCCCAGGCGGCAGCCGCCGGGACCCCGGCCGGTACGGTGCTGCTGAGCGTGAACCCCGAGATCGAGATGGAATATGACGATGCCGGGCAGGTGCTGGCCCTGAACGCCCTGAACGGGGACGGTAGCGCCGTGCTGGAAGGGTATACCGGCTACGAAGGCAAGCCTTGCACCGGCGTGGTGAGCGAGCTGGTCAGCCGCATCAACCAGGACGGATATTTTGAGAAGACCATCGCGGGCCAGGAAAAGAACATCGTCCTGCGCCTGGAACACGGGTCTTCCATCCCTGATGAGGAGTTCATGAACAACCTGGCCGACGCCGCCCGCGCCACCGTGGAAGCGGAACAGATCGGCAGCCGCACCGTGGCGCTGGATGAGGACGATCTGGACGACACCCACCCGGGCAAGGATTACATCAACGCCCAGGCAGCCGAGGACCTGCTGGTCGCGCAGCTGGGCCGGGACGACCTGCAGTTTGTGGAGCGGGAATACGACCTGGACGACGGCGACTATGAAGTGGCGTTCGTGCTGGACGGCGTGGAGTACGAGTATGAGGTGGACGCCGTGACCGGCAAGGTCACCGAGATGGACGTGGACGGCGTGGATCATGATGACCTCTACGACGATGACATCTATGACGATGATCTCTACGACGACGACCACGACGATCTCTACGATGACGACATTTACGACGATTACGACGATCTCTATGATGACGACGTATATGACGACTACGATGATGACCTCTATGACGACGACGATCACGACGATGATTTCGACGATGATGATGACCACGACGACAATGATGACGATGACGACGATGACGACGATTGGGACGACTGA